Proteins from a genomic interval of Halopseudomonas litoralis:
- the fliH gene encoding flagellar assembly protein FliH, which translates to MTEKKDSELIRADQLQAFNLWDMPSFDEAPHHVPRDVAEPDQVLEPEPQAPVADEPPDEPEVKPFTVEELEQIRAEAYNEGFATGERDGFHSGQLKAQQEAKTRTDARLAELEAVMAQLLEPMKQQDEQIEDMLLQLLESMVRQVIQRELQSDSSQIAQVLRGALKALPMGADNIRIYLNPADFEAVKHIRERHEENWRLLEDDQLLPGGCRLETEHSQVDASRETRLQQIIEQLYEQQREQRAHPPEADLIIDAGVAEADSGQS; encoded by the coding sequence ATGACCGAGAAAAAGGACAGCGAGCTGATTCGCGCGGATCAGTTGCAGGCTTTCAACCTCTGGGATATGCCCAGTTTCGATGAGGCGCCGCATCATGTCCCCCGCGATGTCGCCGAACCGGACCAGGTGCTGGAGCCGGAGCCGCAAGCTCCGGTTGCGGACGAGCCGCCCGACGAGCCGGAGGTCAAACCCTTCACCGTCGAGGAGCTCGAACAAATTCGCGCCGAAGCCTATAACGAAGGTTTTGCCACCGGTGAACGCGACGGCTTCCATTCCGGTCAGTTGAAGGCCCAGCAGGAAGCCAAGACCCGTACGGATGCCCGGCTGGCCGAGCTGGAAGCTGTCATGGCCCAACTGCTGGAGCCGATGAAACAGCAGGATGAGCAGATCGAAGACATGCTTCTGCAGCTATTGGAAAGCATGGTGCGCCAAGTCATACAGCGCGAGCTGCAGAGCGACTCCAGCCAGATTGCGCAGGTGCTGCGCGGGGCGCTCAAGGCGCTGCCGATGGGTGCCGACAACATTCGCATCTACCTCAATCCCGCCGATTTCGAAGCGGTGAAGCACATCCGTGAGCGCCATGAGGAAAACTGGCGCCTGCTTGAAGACGATCAGTTGCTCCCCGGCGGCTGTCGTCTCGAGACCGAGCATAGCCAGGTGGATGCCAGCCGCGAGACCCGTCTGCAGCAGATCATCGAACAACTCTACGAACAACAGCGCGAACAGCGCGCGCATCCTCCTGAGGCCGACCTGATCATTGATGCTGGTGTTGCGGAGGCTGACAGTGGGCAATCCTGA
- a CDS encoding flagellar basal body-associated FliL family protein, which produces MAKNQAGAVEAAPSNKRKQLMLICIGLAALLLSVGGVAYALLANKDDSTAAVSQEAVKLPALYQPLEPAFTVNYAHGGRQRYMQANVVLMGRDPEAMAAAAEHLPLIRNRLVMLFSSAEFETLMTAEGKEALRAQATLAVQELMEQELGKSVIESVLFTNLVLQ; this is translated from the coding sequence ATGGCAAAGAATCAGGCAGGGGCTGTGGAAGCGGCGCCATCCAACAAGCGCAAACAGCTGATGCTGATCTGCATCGGTCTGGCAGCATTGCTGCTTTCTGTCGGCGGAGTCGCTTATGCGTTGCTGGCGAACAAGGACGACAGCACCGCTGCCGTCAGTCAGGAAGCTGTCAAGCTGCCGGCATTGTATCAGCCGTTGGAACCCGCTTTTACCGTGAACTATGCTCATGGCGGTCGGCAGCGTTATATGCAGGCCAACGTAGTACTGATGGGGCGTGATCCGGAAGCGATGGCAGCCGCGGCCGAACATCTTCCGTTGATCCGCAATCGACTGGTCATGCTGTTCAGCAGCGCGGAATTTGAAACCCTGATGACGGCTGAAGGCAAGGAGGCATTGCGCGCCCAGGCTACCCTTGCGGTGCAGGAACTGATGGAACAGGAGCTCGGGAAATCGGTCATTGAATCGGTACTGTTCACCAATCTGGTTCTGCAATAG
- the fliM gene encoding flagellar motor switch protein FliM translates to MAVQDLLSQDEIDALLHGVDEGVIDDEQDSQPGAVKSYDLTSQDRIVRGRMPTLEMINERFARYTRISMFNLLRRSADVSVGGVQVMKFGEYVHTLYVPTSLNLVKMKPLRGTALFILDARLVFKLVDNFFGGDGRHAKIEGREFTPTELRVVRMVLEQSFADLREAWQAVKDVQFEYVNSEVNPALANIVSPSEVVVVSTFHIELDGGGGEMHVTFPYSMIEPLREVLDSGVQSDVDEHDERWVRALREEITAAKVPLSSTVVRRELKLRDLLSMQAGDVIPVEMPEHMVMCANGVPTFKARLGSVKGNLALQILGPITRPR, encoded by the coding sequence ATGGCGGTTCAGGATCTACTTTCCCAAGATGAAATCGATGCTCTGCTGCACGGGGTCGACGAAGGTGTAATAGACGACGAGCAGGACAGCCAACCGGGTGCGGTAAAAAGTTATGACCTGACCAGTCAGGACCGCATCGTGCGTGGCCGCATGCCCACGCTGGAAATGATCAACGAGCGCTTTGCCCGTTACACCCGCATCAGCATGTTCAACCTGTTGCGCCGTTCCGCCGATGTATCGGTAGGCGGGGTTCAGGTAATGAAGTTCGGCGAATACGTGCACACGCTATATGTGCCGACCAGCCTCAACCTGGTGAAAATGAAGCCGCTGCGTGGTACCGCGCTGTTCATTCTGGATGCCCGGCTGGTATTCAAGCTGGTTGACAATTTTTTCGGCGGTGATGGCCGACATGCCAAGATCGAAGGGCGTGAATTCACTCCCACCGAACTGCGTGTGGTGCGCATGGTGCTGGAACAGTCCTTCGCCGATCTGCGTGAAGCCTGGCAGGCAGTCAAGGATGTGCAGTTCGAATACGTCAACTCGGAGGTCAACCCGGCATTGGCCAATATCGTCAGCCCCAGCGAAGTGGTGGTGGTGTCGACCTTCCACATCGAGCTTGATGGTGGCGGTGGTGAAATGCATGTGACCTTCCCTTATTCGATGATCGAGCCGCTGCGTGAAGTACTGGATTCCGGCGTGCAATCGGATGTGGACGAACATGACGAACGCTGGGTACGGGCGCTGCGCGAGGAGATCACCGCTGCCAAGGTACCCTTGAGTTCCACGGTGGTTCGCCGCGAACTCAAGTTGCGCGACCTGCTGAGCATGCAGGCGGGTGACGTGATTCCGGTGGAAATGCCCGAGCATATGGTGATGTGCGCCAATGGCGTGCCGACCTTCAAGGCCCGGCTCGGGTCGGTAAAGGGCAATCTGGCACTGCAGATTCTCGGGCCGATCACGCGTCCGCGCTGA
- the fliN gene encoding flagellar motor switch protein FliN, with the protein MAEDKQDDISPEEQALADEWAAALDEAGNASQDDIDALLGGSDGSRPMPMEEFSASERLPAGELFGGADGPNLDVILDIPVTISMEVGNTDITIRNLLQLNQGSVVELDRLAGEPLDVKVNGTLIAHGEVVVVNEKFGIRLTDVISQSERIKKLS; encoded by the coding sequence ATGGCTGAGGACAAACAGGACGACATCAGTCCGGAAGAGCAGGCGCTGGCCGATGAATGGGCGGCAGCGCTGGATGAGGCTGGCAATGCCAGTCAGGACGACATCGATGCATTGCTGGGAGGCAGCGATGGCTCCAGGCCGATGCCGATGGAGGAATTCAGTGCTTCCGAGCGTCTTCCAGCCGGCGAGTTGTTTGGTGGTGCCGACGGTCCCAACCTGGACGTGATTCTGGATATCCCGGTGACCATTTCGATGGAAGTGGGCAATACCGATATCACCATCCGCAACCTGCTGCAGCTCAATCAGGGCTCGGTGGTGGAGCTGGATCGTTTGGCGGGGGAGCCGCTGGATGTGAAGGTCAACGGCACCTTGATCGCCCATGGCGAAGTGGTGGTGGTCAACGAGAAGTTCGGCATCCGTCTGACCGACGTGATCAGCCAATCCGAACGCATCAAGAAGTTGAGTTGA
- a CDS encoding Hpt domain-containing protein: protein MPERLSDLDPDVQTMLRDLMQDDYGVLLQTFLQDTDRRLCQLHESLDRHNWESFRQAAHSFKGSCGNMGALALLQACQQAEEAAANADSITAAHVCDLIDRLCLRIRPQLTCPN, encoded by the coding sequence ATGCCTGAACGACTTTCCGATCTCGATCCGGATGTACAGACCATGCTCCGTGACCTGATGCAGGATGACTACGGTGTATTGTTGCAAACCTTTCTGCAGGACACCGACCGGCGACTATGCCAGTTGCATGAGAGTCTCGACCGCCACAATTGGGAAAGCTTCCGCCAGGCCGCCCACAGCTTCAAGGGCAGTTGCGGCAATATGGGCGCGCTGGCTCTGCTTCAGGCTTGTCAGCAAGCCGAAGAGGCGGCAGCGAATGCCGACTCGATCACTGCGGCTCACGTCTGCGACCTGATCGACCGCCTCTGTCTGCGCATCAGGCCCCAGTTGACCTGCCCGAACTGA
- the fliI gene encoding flagellar protein export ATPase FliI, translating to MGNPERISFARRLSRYAVAAELPAAPVVEGRLIRMVGLTLEAEGLQAPVGSRCVVINETPQGETRVEAEVMGFAGSKIYLMPVDRMQGLQPGARVVPSAGGGKLPMGGDMLGRVLDGIGRPLDGKGAFKCEDWVDLNGPVINPLKRHPIEEPLDVGIRSINSMLTVGRGQRLGLFAGSGVGKSVLLGMMTRFTEADITIVGLIGERGREVKEFIEQILGEEGMARSVVVASPADDAPLMRLRAAMYCTRVAEYFRDRGKNVLLLMDSLTRFAQAQREIALAIGEPPATKGYPPSVFAKLPALVERAGNAEEGGGSITAFYTVLSEGDDQQDPIADASRAILDGHVVLSRRLAEEGHYPAIDIEASISRAMPQIVPPEHLQQAQLLKQLYARYQQNRDLISVGAYAAGSDPMTDKAIARIPGIQGFLRQGLRESFNLTDSRAAMEQLINE from the coding sequence GTGGGCAATCCTGAGCGCATCAGTTTTGCCCGTCGTCTCTCCCGCTATGCAGTCGCTGCCGAATTGCCCGCCGCACCGGTGGTCGAAGGCCGGCTGATCCGCATGGTCGGTCTGACGCTGGAGGCCGAAGGCCTGCAGGCACCGGTCGGCAGCCGTTGTGTGGTGATCAACGAAACACCCCAGGGCGAAACCCGGGTCGAAGCCGAAGTGATGGGCTTTGCCGGCAGCAAGATCTACCTGATGCCGGTGGATCGTATGCAGGGCCTGCAGCCAGGAGCGCGGGTGGTACCGTCTGCTGGTGGCGGCAAGTTGCCGATGGGCGGCGACATGCTGGGGCGGGTGCTCGACGGTATCGGTCGTCCGTTGGACGGCAAAGGCGCCTTTAAATGCGAAGACTGGGTCGACCTCAACGGCCCGGTAATCAACCCGCTCAAACGTCATCCCATCGAAGAGCCACTGGATGTGGGTATTCGCTCGATCAACAGCATGCTCACTGTCGGTCGCGGCCAGCGTCTCGGTCTGTTCGCCGGCAGTGGCGTGGGCAAGAGCGTATTGCTGGGCATGATGACGCGTTTTACCGAGGCGGATATCACCATTGTTGGTCTGATCGGCGAGCGGGGCCGTGAGGTCAAGGAGTTCATCGAACAGATTCTTGGCGAGGAAGGCATGGCGCGCTCGGTGGTGGTTGCCTCGCCGGCGGATGATGCGCCCTTGATGCGCCTGCGCGCAGCCATGTATTGCACGCGGGTGGCCGAGTATTTCCGTGACAGGGGCAAGAACGTCTTGCTGTTGATGGATTCGCTGACCCGCTTTGCCCAGGCTCAGCGCGAGATTGCCTTGGCCATCGGCGAGCCGCCGGCGACCAAGGGTTATCCGCCGTCGGTATTCGCCAAATTACCGGCACTGGTCGAACGTGCCGGTAATGCGGAGGAGGGCGGTGGTTCGATTACGGCGTTCTACACCGTGCTGTCCGAAGGTGACGACCAGCAGGATCCGATTGCCGACGCCTCGCGGGCCATCCTCGACGGTCACGTGGTGCTGTCGCGGCGACTCGCCGAGGAAGGGCATTATCCGGCAATTGATATCGAAGCGTCGATCAGCCGCGCCATGCCGCAGATAGTGCCGCCGGAGCATCTGCAGCAGGCTCAGCTGCTCAAGCAGTTGTATGCCCGCTACCAACAGAATCGTGACCTGATCAGCGTGGGTGCCTATGCGGCTGGCTCCGACCCGATGACCGACAAAGCCATCGCCAGGATTCCCGGCATTCAGGGCTTTCTGCGCCAGGGCCTGCGTGAGAGCTTCAATCTGACCGATAGCCGCGCTGCCATGGAGCAGCTGATCAATGAGTGA
- a CDS encoding flagellar hook-length control protein FliK, producing the protein MSASQPLMALMSTDVRSAARVDNVRAASPADSQGDFAGLLAEQLPAELESALNQLNPEQRDALEQAALAADGKTLPPQLQDWLEHLPLDDDAAEQTGESALGVIGQWMQWLQESASPNAGQPQASAAAGTTTHTLGGREAVGGMQVTVDGETADPDMDSGQGGRELSAREQLDRQPASREQPLTNDLNRPSRQTANAQQNVQQDFSAALQRAAGTHADSQALPSAMLGKLAEQLERASTNRGSGETDAIDGLARPGSYSAAAAALTARPVAAPTQAMGVPFGQPSWGEAMVEKVMWMSSQNLRSVEIQLDPAELGPLEIHIQQRGQELQVQFVSQNPSVREALEAQMHRLRDMFGQQGMEQAEVTVADRSAGEQSRQGDGQSAERSAAQAQDRSTLSVGNKDDVLEQPALTTQWSPVQRLVDYYI; encoded by the coding sequence ATGTCTGCCAGCCAGCCTTTGATGGCTCTGATGAGTACCGATGTGCGGTCAGCCGCCAGGGTCGACAATGTCCGTGCTGCCTCGCCTGCAGACAGTCAGGGGGACTTCGCCGGGCTGTTGGCCGAACAACTGCCAGCGGAGCTGGAGTCGGCATTGAACCAGCTGAACCCGGAACAGCGGGATGCTCTGGAGCAGGCTGCGCTTGCCGCAGACGGCAAGACCTTGCCGCCACAGCTGCAGGATTGGCTGGAGCACTTGCCGTTGGATGATGACGCAGCTGAGCAGACCGGCGAGAGTGCGCTCGGTGTCATCGGGCAATGGATGCAGTGGTTGCAGGAGTCGGCCAGCCCGAACGCGGGACAGCCGCAGGCATCCGCAGCAGCGGGAACAACTACACATACCTTGGGTGGCCGCGAGGCAGTTGGCGGCATGCAAGTGACCGTCGATGGCGAGACGGCTGATCCGGACATGGACAGCGGGCAGGGCGGTCGTGAACTGTCAGCCAGGGAGCAGCTGGACCGACAGCCGGCCAGCCGGGAGCAGCCGCTCACCAATGATCTGAACCGACCGTCACGCCAGACCGCCAATGCCCAGCAGAACGTCCAGCAGGATTTCTCCGCTGCGCTGCAGCGCGCCGCTGGCACCCATGCTGACAGTCAGGCATTGCCTTCAGCCATGCTCGGCAAGCTGGCGGAGCAGCTGGAACGGGCCAGCACCAACCGCGGCAGCGGAGAAACCGATGCGATTGATGGCCTGGCGCGACCGGGATCCTACAGTGCCGCTGCCGCAGCATTGACCGCGCGCCCGGTAGCAGCGCCGACGCAAGCCATGGGCGTGCCCTTCGGTCAGCCAAGCTGGGGCGAAGCGATGGTCGAGAAAGTCATGTGGATGTCCAGCCAGAACCTGCGCAGCGTTGAGATTCAGTTGGACCCCGCCGAGCTGGGCCCGCTGGAAATCCACATCCAGCAGCGCGGTCAGGAGTTGCAGGTCCAGTTTGTCAGCCAGAACCCATCCGTGCGTGAAGCGCTGGAAGCCCAGATGCATCGGCTGCGTGACATGTTCGGCCAGCAGGGGATGGAGCAGGCGGAGGTTACCGTGGCGGATCGTTCAGCAGGCGAACAGTCGCGCCAGGGTGATGGTCAATCGGCTGAGCGATCTGCCGCGCAGGCGCAGGACCGCAGTACCCTGAGTGTCGGGAACAAAGACGACGTACTTGAGCAGCCGGCGCTCACGACACAATGGTCGCCGGTGCAGCGGCTGGTGGATTATTACATCTGA
- the fliJ gene encoding flagellar export protein FliJ, which produces MSDSRVRRMAPVLDLALEEEKKAAGMLGECQKQLDDASARLRDLEHYSGEYAKGWTQRGGEGVGREWLINYQAFMAQMQTAIEQQKQTLGWHQQSLERARDTWRQRYQRVEALRKLIAGYREEARTRADKQEQKLLDELTQRAFAHRRQPD; this is translated from the coding sequence ATGAGTGACAGCCGTGTGCGGCGCATGGCGCCCGTGCTGGATCTGGCGCTGGAAGAAGAAAAGAAGGCCGCTGGCATGCTCGGTGAATGTCAGAAGCAGCTTGATGATGCGTCAGCCCGCTTGCGTGATCTGGAGCATTACAGCGGCGAGTATGCCAAGGGCTGGACCCAGCGCGGCGGGGAAGGGGTCGGGCGTGAGTGGCTGATCAACTATCAGGCCTTCATGGCGCAGATGCAGACAGCCATCGAGCAGCAGAAGCAGACCTTGGGCTGGCATCAGCAGAGTCTGGAGCGCGCGCGGGACACCTGGCGCCAACGCTATCAACGGGTCGAAGCCCTGCGCAAGTTGATTGCCGGCTATCGAGAAGAGGCCCGGACTCGAGCCGACAAACAGGAACAGAAGTTGCTGGATGAACTGACTCAACGCGCCTTCGCCCATCGCCGGCAACCCGATTGA